A stretch of Lysinibacillus agricola DNA encodes these proteins:
- a CDS encoding alpha/beta hydrolase family protein codes for MKTLEVIFTIVLILSSISLTFRQRGITKINIFMLVVNYILLLATIISIGANWRMIPAYIVSLLLTLQVFVKPKSTIVSKKLSIKILKLVGIAVAAFGMFTLPKLFPIISFPAPTGEYSVGTQAFHLLDKSRKEFVVPNHQVNRELMIQVYYPAEKGTGQPSPYFEQIEALTQQLAATQGFPYIATTHLGLTENHSYQDAKPIKSNEKFPLLLFAHGMSLYSRQNTFQLEELASHGYVVVALNFTGDAATTVFPDGDRVDFTPIENTITFLNDRIKLWEQDASFVLDEVIKGDFDKNFKTIAALIDYDSIGMLGHSFGGATSTQMLVKDGRIKAAIDMDGGLYGDPMPANGPEKPFMLLNAEASINFMKEAYSQQPGNRDELFAESYLRNKTIEKPGVYTAIIPKTNHGSYTDLAAVSPIINESGADVNAIFKLINELSLGFFNKNLKGINDNKLEEIQKEHPEINLTLH; via the coding sequence ATGAAAACCTTAGAAGTTATATTTACAATTGTTTTAATACTATCGAGCATTTCACTGACATTTAGACAACGTGGGATAACTAAAATTAATATATTTATGTTAGTCGTCAATTATATATTATTATTAGCTACAATTATTTCAATTGGCGCTAACTGGCGTATGATCCCCGCTTATATTGTTTCACTACTATTGACCCTGCAGGTTTTTGTAAAGCCTAAAAGCACAATTGTTTCAAAAAAATTAAGTATAAAAATTTTAAAACTTGTAGGGATTGCTGTAGCAGCATTTGGAATGTTCACCTTGCCAAAGCTTTTTCCAATCATATCTTTTCCAGCACCTACAGGAGAATATTCAGTAGGAACCCAGGCATTTCACCTCCTCGATAAGAGTCGTAAAGAATTTGTCGTACCTAATCACCAGGTGAATCGTGAATTAATGATACAGGTTTATTACCCTGCTGAAAAAGGGACTGGGCAGCCCTCTCCTTACTTTGAACAGATAGAGGCATTAACACAACAATTAGCAGCGACACAGGGTTTCCCGTATATCGCTACAACACATTTAGGATTGACAGAAAACCATTCTTATCAAGATGCGAAGCCGATAAAGTCAAACGAAAAATTCCCACTTCTATTATTTGCCCATGGGATGAGTTTATATAGTCGCCAAAATACCTTTCAACTAGAGGAGTTAGCGAGCCACGGCTATGTAGTTGTCGCTCTTAACTTTACTGGTGATGCAGCAACAACTGTATTCCCAGATGGAGATCGTGTGGATTTCACACCGATTGAAAATACAATTACCTTCCTGAATGATCGTATCAAGCTTTGGGAACAGGATGCATCATTTGTTTTAGATGAGGTCATTAAAGGAGATTTTGATAAGAATTTTAAAACAATTGCCGCATTAATTGATTATGACAGTATTGGTATGCTAGGTCACTCTTTTGGTGGTGCGACTTCTACACAAATGCTTGTAAAGGATGGACGTATTAAAGCGGCAATTGATATGGATGGTGGGTTGTATGGTGATCCAATGCCTGCAAATGGTCCTGAAAAGCCATTTATGCTGTTGAATGCGGAGGCATCCATTAACTTTATGAAGGAAGCATATAGCCAACAGCCAGGTAATCGAGATGAATTGTTTGCAGAATCCTATTTAAGAAACAAAACGATTGAAAAACCCGGTGTTTACACAGCTATTATTCCGAAAACAAATCATGGTAGTTATACAGATTTAGCAGCAGTTTCACCAATTATTAATGAATCTGGCGCAGATGTGAATGCTATTTTTAAGCTGATTAATGAATTGTCATTAGGCTTTTTTAATAAAAATTTAAAAGGAATCAATGACAATAAGTTAGAAGAAATTCAAAAGGAGCATCCTGAAATAAACTTAACTTTGCACTAA
- a CDS encoding MerR family transcriptional regulator codes for MFNKNVKYFTTGEFAKICKVNKQTLIYYDQIGLLSPIMKDNKDYRYYSIVQYEFFSVIELLKAVGMSLKDIQKYMAEKSPENFLDLMHQQKEIVAKKRRELEMIESIIDVKIDLTEEALHLDFDSMTMEHLPEETLYLSKNIEDSTEEQFVKAVSDFIDELDRSQLDTGYPIGGITRREQVLAGNYDNYSYLYIEQPHPREGHPYFKAIEGDFIVGYHVGPSTALGETYERLFKVMREKGYELGQYVYEEYIYDAVIKNREEDYVTKIMIEIKKGC; via the coding sequence ATGTTTAATAAAAATGTAAAATATTTTACAACTGGTGAATTCGCTAAAATTTGTAAGGTTAATAAACAAACGCTAATTTACTACGATCAAATCGGTTTATTATCACCAATCATGAAGGATAATAAGGACTACCGTTATTATTCCATCGTGCAATATGAATTTTTTAGTGTGATTGAGCTATTAAAGGCGGTGGGCATGTCTTTAAAGGATATTCAAAAATATATGGCAGAAAAATCACCTGAAAATTTCTTAGACTTGATGCATCAGCAAAAGGAAATTGTAGCGAAAAAACGTCGAGAGCTTGAGATGATTGAAAGTATTATCGATGTAAAAATCGATCTAACAGAGGAAGCCTTACACCTTGATTTTGATAGCATGACGATGGAGCACCTGCCAGAGGAAACATTGTATTTAAGTAAAAACATCGAGGATTCGACGGAAGAACAGTTTGTGAAAGCTGTCTCTGATTTTATAGATGAATTAGACCGTTCTCAATTAGACACGGGTTATCCCATTGGAGGGATTACAAGAAGAGAGCAAGTATTAGCAGGAAATTATGATAATTATAGTTACTTATATATAGAGCAGCCACATCCACGAGAAGGTCATCCTTATTTCAAGGCGATTGAAGGAGATTTTATTGTTGGGTATCATGTAGGACCGTCCACTGCACTTGGCGAAACATACGAGCGATTATTTAAAGTCATGCGGGAAAAGGGCTACGAACTAGGACAGTACGTATATGAGGAATATATTTATGACGCAGTAATTAAAAATCGTGAAGAGGATTATGTGACGAAAATTATGATAGAAATTAAAAAAGGTTGTTGA
- a CDS encoding GNAT family N-acetyltransferase: MFTEIRDITALNKEEVLALRIADSQQDFIESTMQCLAEAEDDERFIPVGLYREDIAVGFAMYGVFLHEDNTQRVWLDRYFIDERYQHKGLGKYYLQQLINYLVAKYSCQNIYLSVYDNNIVAIQLYKKFGFVFNGELDDKGEKVMVKEVHAHDNH, translated from the coding sequence ATGTTCACGGAAATTCGTGACATTACAGCTTTAAACAAAGAGGAAGTTTTAGCATTACGCATTGCAGATAGTCAGCAAGACTTTATCGAGAGTACCATGCAATGCTTAGCGGAGGCAGAAGATGATGAACGCTTTATACCTGTTGGATTGTATAGAGAGGACATTGCAGTCGGCTTCGCTATGTATGGTGTGTTCCTACATGAGGACAATACACAACGTGTTTGGTTAGATCGCTACTTCATTGATGAGCGTTATCAGCACAAAGGATTAGGAAAATATTATTTACAGCAGCTTATAAATTATTTAGTAGCTAAATACAGCTGTCAAAATATATACTTGAGCGTTTATGACAACAATATAGTAGCCATTCAGCTCTATAAGAAATTTGGGTTCGTCTTTAACGGTGAACTAGATGACAAAGGTGAAAAGGTGATGGTAAAGGAGGTACATGCTCATGACAACCATTAA
- a CDS encoding MATE family efflux transporter encodes MTTINPIETRPLKPLFFSYLFPAMIGMLLMSVNILVDGIFVSHGVGPTALAGVNIAVPIFSILLSISLWIGMGGATLFSISLGEGNKKRAHQLFTLAFTTMIVVVLTLVLILLLNLKEVSYIFGASDATYPYVQEYLHVILIFGVFYTIENLLKYFFIRNDGNPKLAMMGLITTSVLNIILNYIFIFVLDYGVTGCALATALSTIIGMSVLCLHFFRKQSELKFVRKFFSIADLKKIFAIGLPSFIVEASVAVMVILYNVTFLHYLGSNGVTAYAMVNYIHTVLLTVFLGIGMALQPLVSYHHGARLIERLTALLKIGIATALIMGLSTAIIATLFPSQLIALFGDSTFEIRNIATQGFVHFAIGYVFLGINMVFAEFFQSIEKIRLATTIMLLRSIILFIPALVVLPKLLGPQAIWWTFPVAEGITALLILIFMKRKPHTIFSEASSLKAL; translated from the coding sequence ATGACAACCATTAATCCAATTGAAACAAGGCCACTAAAGCCATTGTTTTTCTCATACTTATTCCCGGCAATGATCGGTATGTTGCTGATGTCGGTCAATATTTTAGTAGATGGTATTTTCGTTAGTCACGGAGTTGGACCGACCGCTCTAGCAGGAGTAAATATCGCCGTACCAATTTTCTCTATTTTACTATCCATTTCCCTTTGGATTGGTATGGGTGGAGCTACACTATTTTCGATTTCTCTCGGTGAGGGCAATAAAAAACGAGCGCATCAGCTCTTTACATTAGCATTTACAACAATGATCGTTGTCGTTCTGACACTGGTTCTAATACTTTTATTAAATTTAAAGGAAGTCTCCTATATATTTGGGGCAAGTGATGCTACTTATCCTTATGTCCAAGAGTACCTACATGTTATTTTGATTTTCGGTGTGTTTTATACAATTGAAAATTTACTAAAGTATTTTTTTATTCGAAATGATGGTAATCCAAAGCTTGCGATGATGGGCTTAATCACTACATCTGTTTTAAATATCATCTTAAACTACATCTTTATTTTCGTGCTCGATTACGGCGTAACTGGCTGTGCCTTAGCTACAGCACTCTCCACAATTATCGGTATGTCGGTGCTATGCCTACATTTCTTCCGAAAGCAATCCGAATTAAAATTTGTGCGTAAATTTTTCAGCATAGCTGATTTAAAGAAAATATTTGCTATTGGGTTACCAAGCTTTATTGTTGAAGCCTCAGTGGCTGTAATGGTCATTTTATATAATGTAACATTTTTACACTATTTAGGCTCAAACGGGGTTACCGCCTACGCGATGGTTAACTATATTCATACCGTACTATTAACAGTGTTCCTTGGGATTGGCATGGCTCTACAGCCACTAGTTAGTTATCACCACGGTGCAAGATTAATAGAGAGATTAACAGCGTTATTGAAAATCGGTATTGCCACCGCACTTATTATGGGTTTATCTACTGCAATAATTGCTACGTTATTCCCTTCACAGCTAATAGCGTTGTTCGGTGACAGTACGTTTGAAATTCGTAACATAGCTACACAAGGCTTTGTACACTTTGCAATTGGCTATGTATTCCTTGGCATAAACATGGTATTTGCGGAATTCTTCCAATCGATTGAAAAAATACGCCTTGCAACAACCATTATGTTACTACGTAGTATTATATTATTTATTCCTGCCCTCGTAGTATTACCTAAATTACTTGGCCCACAAGCTATTTGGTGGACATTTCCTGTCGCAGAAGGCATTACCGCATTGCTAATTCTTATATTTATGAAGAGAAAACCACATACAATTTTCTCAGAAGCAAGTTCTTTAAAGGCGCTATAA
- a CDS encoding AI-2E family transporter, translating to MSNFFRSNGFKRFIILVGIAIALYLMRSMINLILLTFIITYLMNQLTTRTTKGVRKYVPMNEKAVTVTLYLLLVAGIIAVIYKYLPIVTQQITQLFDLIASFNLDPDDNEITRYLAPTFEKIELGKYLEQGVDITLKNITNIGKIILHIFISLILSLFILLEKKRITEFTAKFKDSKMSHLYDELQYFSKIFIRSFGKVIEAQFIIAAVNCIVSVIALYIMGFPHLIALGIMLFILGLVPVAGVIISLIPLSIIAYSIGGLMYIVYILIIVMVLHAMEAYFLNPKLMSAKTDLPIFYTFIVILFSEHFLGVWGLIIGIPLFMFLLDILGVTSKEDELQQAMEMQEDQ from the coding sequence ATGAGTAATTTCTTTCGAAGTAATGGATTTAAACGTTTTATAATCCTAGTCGGGATCGCTATTGCACTATATTTGATGCGTAGTATGATTAATCTTATTCTTCTCACGTTTATTATTACTTACTTGATGAATCAACTTACCACAAGGACAACAAAAGGGGTTAGAAAGTACGTACCGATGAACGAGAAAGCTGTGACAGTTACCCTCTATCTTTTACTTGTTGCGGGTATTATTGCTGTTATCTACAAGTATTTGCCTATCGTAACCCAACAGATTACACAGCTTTTTGATCTTATTGCTAGCTTTAATCTCGATCCAGATGATAACGAGATTACAAGGTATTTAGCGCCAACCTTTGAGAAAATTGAACTTGGTAAATATTTAGAGCAGGGTGTGGACATAACTCTTAAAAATATTACGAATATTGGTAAAATCATCTTGCATATATTTATCTCACTAATTTTGAGCTTGTTTATTTTGCTTGAGAAAAAACGTATTACCGAATTTACAGCAAAATTCAAAGATAGTAAAATGAGCCATCTTTACGATGAACTACAATATTTCTCAAAGATATTTATTCGTTCTTTCGGTAAAGTTATTGAGGCACAGTTTATTATTGCCGCTGTCAACTGTATTGTATCTGTTATTGCTTTATACATTATGGGCTTCCCGCATTTAATTGCACTAGGGATTATGCTCTTTATCCTGGGATTGGTGCCAGTCGCTGGGGTCATCATCTCTTTGATTCCTCTAAGTATAATTGCATACAGTATCGGTGGCCTAATGTATATTGTCTATATCTTGATTATTGTTATGGTACTACATGCTATGGAGGCGTACTTCTTAAATCCAAAGCTGATGTCTGCTAAGACAGATCTGCCAATTTTCTATACATTCATCGTCATCCTCTTCTCAGAGCATTTCCTTGGTGTATGGGGATTAATTATTGGTATTCCATTATTCATGTTCCTACTCGATATTCTGGGAGTTACGTCCAAAGAGGATGAACTGCAACAGGCGATGGAAATGCAAGAGGATCAATAA
- a CDS encoding DUF4179 domain-containing protein: MENDIKEVINNIDVPLEKLDQAIEKGMHSEKKKSKKVWKTAIVSSVASVALILGSGFISPKMASVLADVPLIGFMYNIVEHDKGLQTALSDDNKVKLNKTVTSNGIAITVEEVVYDGARLNVIFSMPEYMDIAPGFLYVNGRELNTGESLRVLEDQDGFRGLWEFPINEELPDEFDVTLKFLQVGSTEGEWVFSTPIKKVKNDSHKLVAGQSGKVTGISFGVESVEASTTSTKINVEFAATMEKLFSEEAGVLNATIMDQNGTPLTVLDQSGSGDDKSTTYLYLIEPLNKDITEIKIAYYFFPLVHERKDLIVPLADTLPQRISQGEMGDIVITDVTNKGHEATLSFYVDSHFPYNENLIPFDVKSESGESLITDFVHAIGPNKYQVSYQTNAGKPIIHTLKMPDMEVESSAIVTIPVK; the protein is encoded by the coding sequence ATGGAGAACGATATTAAAGAAGTAATAAATAACATCGACGTACCATTAGAAAAGCTTGATCAAGCAATTGAAAAAGGAATGCACTCAGAAAAGAAAAAAAGCAAAAAAGTATGGAAGACTGCAATTGTTTCTAGTGTCGCAAGTGTAGCTTTGATATTGGGTTCTGGTTTTATCTCTCCTAAAATGGCAAGTGTACTTGCGGATGTGCCACTTATTGGCTTTATGTATAATATCGTAGAACATGATAAAGGACTACAAACGGCGCTTTCTGATGACAATAAGGTGAAATTAAATAAAACGGTAACTAGTAACGGCATAGCTATTACAGTAGAAGAGGTTGTATATGATGGCGCACGTTTGAATGTCATTTTTTCAATGCCAGAATATATGGATATCGCACCAGGCTTTTTGTATGTTAATGGGAGAGAACTCAATACGGGTGAAAGTTTACGGGTCTTAGAAGATCAAGATGGATTTCGTGGTTTATGGGAATTTCCTATCAATGAAGAATTACCCGATGAATTTGATGTAACATTAAAATTTTTACAAGTAGGATCAACAGAAGGAGAATGGGTATTCTCTACACCTATCAAAAAAGTAAAAAATGACAGTCATAAATTAGTAGCTGGTCAATCAGGGAAAGTTACTGGCATCTCGTTTGGTGTAGAAAGTGTGGAGGCTTCAACAACATCGACAAAGATAAATGTGGAATTTGCTGCTACTATGGAGAAATTGTTCTCCGAAGAGGCTGGGGTTTTAAATGCTACAATAATGGACCAAAACGGAACTCCACTGACAGTATTGGATCAATCAGGAAGTGGCGATGACAAAAGTACAACATATCTGTACTTAATAGAGCCCTTAAATAAAGATATTACTGAAATAAAGATAGCTTACTATTTCTTCCCATTAGTTCATGAACGTAAAGATTTAATTGTCCCACTTGCTGATACATTACCGCAACGAATATCACAAGGTGAGATGGGTGATATTGTCATCACTGATGTGACAAATAAGGGACACGAAGCTACTCTGTCTTTCTATGTCGATAGTCATTTCCCTTATAATGAAAATCTAATACCTTTTGATGTTAAGTCAGAATCAGGCGAAAGCCTAATCACAGATTTTGTTCATGCAATCGGACCAAATAAATATCAAGTATCATATCAGACAAATGCAGGAAAACCAATTATTCATACTTTGAAAATGCCAGATATGGAAGTTGAATCATCTGCTATTGTCACGATTCCAGTAAAGTGA
- a CDS encoding sigma-70 family RNA polymerase sigma factor: MVKKLQAKSLLSKAKKGNNQAFIELLQDEKVKLYKMAYIYTKNENDALDVVQETIARAYANIHTVKEEQYFATWLMRILINTALEMLRKNQKIVPLEQQPEQGQISTNDEKLDLLQAIEQLDEKYKTVILLKYYRDLQIKEIADLLGCPEGTVKTNVHRGIQQLKKCLNKEGELYGERY, encoded by the coding sequence ATGGTGAAAAAATTGCAAGCGAAGTCATTATTGTCAAAGGCGAAAAAAGGGAATAACCAAGCCTTTATAGAGCTCTTACAGGATGAAAAAGTAAAGCTATATAAGATGGCCTATATTTATACGAAAAATGAAAATGATGCATTAGATGTTGTACAGGAGACGATAGCAAGGGCGTATGCCAATATCCATACAGTGAAAGAGGAGCAGTATTTTGCCACTTGGCTGATGAGAATTTTGATTAATACGGCATTAGAAATGCTACGTAAAAATCAAAAGATTGTTCCTCTTGAACAACAGCCAGAGCAAGGGCAAATTTCAACTAACGATGAAAAGCTAGATTTATTGCAAGCCATTGAACAGTTAGATGAAAAATATAAAACCGTTATTTTATTGAAGTATTATCGAGATTTGCAAATTAAAGAAATTGCAGATTTATTAGGATGTCCAGAGGGGACAGTCAAAACGAATGTGCATAGAGGTATCCAGCAGCTAAAAAAATGTCTTAATAAGGAGGGTGAGCTTTATGGAGAACGATATTAA
- a CDS encoding MerR family transcriptional regulator — protein MEEKKYSIGETAKMIGSTIKTVRYYDEIGLLKPTSYTEGGHRLYTVEDIWRLEMITNLRYLDFGIDEIGKIISEEISVDKALDWQIESMETQVNTLMDMISILRQAKEHDGDSLQYIHDLVSARTINAAQKKQFIDKKLKESQLLIGIPKEWRDSFFYYFDKYIINQVKGSAKQTAAWHELQELINDPQFIKDLKNTEFLYFNIVHQSKYNATTLVRKLENIQDRLNKALKQKLPANSPIVQTIIDDTARLYANSQQLDNKEDHFRYFAEYIQKTKTKRLERCETLCAILSPQYYQLSKANQLLFQGIEWRLEHMEES, from the coding sequence TTGGAAGAAAAAAAATATTCAATAGGTGAAACAGCTAAAATGATAGGATCCACGATAAAGACAGTCCGTTACTATGACGAAATCGGATTGCTGAAACCTACAAGTTATACTGAAGGTGGCCATCGATTGTACACGGTTGAAGATATATGGCGCCTTGAAATGATTACAAACCTGCGTTATCTGGATTTCGGAATTGATGAAATAGGCAAAATAATATCTGAAGAAATATCAGTTGATAAAGCACTTGACTGGCAAATTGAATCTATGGAAACACAGGTTAATACGCTTATGGATATGATTTCGATTCTGCGTCAAGCAAAGGAACATGACGGGGATTCATTGCAGTATATTCATGACTTAGTAAGCGCACGAACAATAAATGCCGCACAGAAAAAACAATTTATCGATAAAAAATTGAAGGAATCCCAATTATTAATTGGCATTCCTAAAGAGTGGAGAGATTCGTTTTTTTATTATTTCGACAAATATATTATTAACCAAGTGAAAGGCTCCGCCAAACAAACAGCTGCTTGGCATGAATTACAGGAGCTCATAAATGATCCTCAGTTTATAAAAGACTTGAAAAATACTGAATTTCTGTACTTTAATATTGTTCATCAGTCAAAATATAATGCTACAACATTGGTCAGAAAGCTGGAGAACATCCAGGATCGATTGAATAAGGCGTTGAAGCAAAAATTGCCTGCCAACAGTCCGATTGTACAGACCATTATCGATGACACTGCTAGGCTGTATGCGAATTCACAGCAATTGGACAATAAAGAAGATCACTTCCGCTACTTTGCAGAATATATTCAAAAAACCAAAACTAAACGACTCGAACGATGCGAAACGTTATGTGCTATTCTAAGCCCACAATACTACCAACTCTCAAAAGCCAATCAATTACTATTTCAAGGAATAGAATGGCGGCTTGAACATATGGAAGAATCATAA
- a CDS encoding alpha/beta hydrolase family protein → MRSIELFYIIFNIVLLGWLVFGRNKSQQGVLIGGGMSILFLLVHGVIEGMRWQMIPTYLMTLFFIVVVVIRYFFNPNDQKKQQSHMRRSRVVLNSTLAVLYSAVAVSLPIVLPVLTFEKPVGPYKIGTVTYDWVDTQREETFTPEPGDKREIMVQIWYPADTTTKGNTAPYISDSDVFAEGYSKILNLPKFLFTNFGYVKTHAIENAEISNQETTYPVLLFSHGFSGHKNQNTFQIEQLVSQGYIVVGIDHTYSSTTSVFADGRVANYVPQKTESIAYLDKANEGWVEDAKFVLDQVEQLAQNDPENRFTGRMDMENVGMFGHSFGGATSTQMLMTDSRIKAALNMDGVLYGKLRVPVEGLKKPFMMMSADDTIREAKETDGKELIEFVKETLPRYEYVSVGGNYWMKIKDMKHMGFSDLYLFSPLYERMEGVDIQKAYRLINDYSLDFFDHYLKQQPFKLLEQNIGEHPEFTLLKG, encoded by the coding sequence ATGAGGTCTATTGAATTGTTTTATATCATCTTCAATATTGTTTTACTAGGTTGGTTAGTTTTCGGTAGAAACAAGTCGCAGCAGGGGGTGCTGATAGGTGGTGGTATGTCTATTCTATTTCTGCTTGTCCATGGGGTCATAGAAGGTATGCGGTGGCAAATGATACCGACCTATTTGATGACATTATTTTTTATCGTCGTTGTTGTGATAAGGTACTTTTTTAACCCAAATGATCAAAAAAAACAACAATCACATATGCGCCGATCACGCGTTGTTCTAAATTCAACATTAGCTGTACTTTATTCTGCTGTAGCAGTTAGTCTGCCTATCGTGCTTCCGGTACTTACTTTTGAAAAGCCAGTGGGTCCGTACAAAATTGGAACAGTCACCTACGATTGGGTGGATACACAAAGGGAAGAGACTTTCACACCGGAGCCTGGTGACAAACGCGAAATAATGGTACAAATCTGGTATCCTGCTGATACGACTACTAAAGGTAATACGGCTCCTTATATTTCCGATTCTGATGTTTTTGCAGAGGGATATAGTAAAATCCTGAATTTACCGAAGTTTTTATTCACAAATTTTGGTTATGTCAAAACACATGCTATTGAGAACGCTGAGATTTCTAATCAGGAAACAACCTATCCGGTGCTCCTGTTCTCTCATGGTTTTAGTGGACATAAAAATCAGAACACTTTTCAAATTGAGCAATTAGTCAGTCAAGGCTATATCGTGGTAGGTATAGATCACACTTACAGTAGCACGACTTCAGTCTTTGCTGATGGTCGTGTAGCAAATTATGTGCCGCAAAAAACTGAATCAATTGCATATTTGGATAAAGCAAATGAAGGTTGGGTAGAAGATGCTAAATTTGTGCTGGATCAAGTAGAGCAGTTGGCCCAGAATGATCCTGAAAACCGTTTTACAGGTCGAATGGATATGGAGAATGTAGGTATGTTTGGTCATTCCTTTGGTGGAGCAACAAGTACCCAAATGCTAATGACAGATTCAAGAATAAAAGCAGCTCTTAATATGGACGGTGTTTTATATGGAAAACTCCGAGTTCCTGTGGAGGGGCTGAAGAAGCCGTTTATGATGATGAGTGCCGATGACACAATCAGAGAGGCGAAGGAAACGGATGGTAAGGAGCTCATCGAGTTTGTAAAGGAAACTTTGCCACGGTACGAGTATGTATCTGTGGGAGGGAACTATTGGATGAAAATTAAAGATATGAAGCATATGGGCTTCTCCGATTTATACCTGTTTTCACCGCTTTATGAACGGATGGAAGGGGTCGACATCCAAAAGGCATACCGACTAATTAACGATTATTCATTGGATTTCTTCGATCATTATTTGAAGCAACAGCCATTCAAACTATTGGAGCAAAATATAGGCGAACATCCAGAGTTTACATTACTGAAAGGTTGA
- a CDS encoding IclR family transcriptional regulator: MDSYEVSTLKKGLLILDVLRQKHSLTLTEIMEELSMNKTSVFRMLYTLEKMNYVIKYNKYYQLNPHIFRDEHLYWHKDIQWTSLVAPYQLARQEEITTYIGILEDCEMVIKNVIREPFEQPDFHAIDTRTPMHSSALGKVVLAHLSPKKQREILNSIELNTFTTKTFYDYGLLIPHLQVIKAQGYAVDNEETNLGKWCIAVPIYVNEEVIGAIALHGSTEKIKKTAIRSFVKKLVNASQQLTEEIHYLLA, encoded by the coding sequence ATGGATTCCTATGAAGTATCGACATTAAAAAAGGGCCTTTTGATTTTAGATGTATTACGTCAAAAGCATTCTCTTACATTAACTGAGATTATGGAAGAATTATCTATGAATAAGACATCCGTTTTCCGCATGCTTTATACACTAGAAAAAATGAATTATGTTATTAAATATAATAAGTATTATCAATTAAATCCGCATATTTTTAGGGATGAGCACTTATATTGGCATAAAGATATCCAATGGACGTCTCTCGTAGCGCCCTATCAATTAGCCCGGCAAGAAGAAATAACTACTTATATTGGTATTTTGGAAGATTGTGAGATGGTGATAAAAAATGTGATTAGGGAGCCTTTTGAACAACCTGATTTTCACGCCATCGATACCCGAACACCCATGCATTCAAGCGCACTTGGAAAAGTAGTATTAGCTCATCTGTCACCTAAAAAACAACGTGAAATATTAAATAGTATTGAACTTAATACATTTACAACAAAAACCTTCTATGACTATGGTCTATTGATTCCGCACTTACAGGTCATTAAAGCACAAGGATATGCTGTTGATAATGAAGAAACGAATCTAGGCAAATGGTGTATTGCCGTCCCGATTTATGTGAATGAAGAAGTCATTGGTGCAATTGCTTTGCATGGTTCTACGGAAAAAATTAAGAAAACTGCCATTCGCTCGTTCGTAAAAAAATTAGTAAATGCAAGCCAGCAATTGACGGAAGAAATTCATTATCTTTTAGCATAA